The Dermacentor albipictus isolate Rhodes 1998 colony chromosome 2, USDA_Dalb.pri_finalv2, whole genome shotgun sequence genome has a segment encoding these proteins:
- the LOC135911685 gene encoding solute carrier family 22 member 7-like has product MHTFAYYLIGRPVDHWCQPPDDLRYLGVQGWKNVAIPVLADGSFSKCTVYEPPLPGEDPDERSIVPCNRWEYDTEKDGESIVSMWNLVCTRDWLYSVSKSTFGLAPTLFVPIAGIAADRVGRRPVLSMCAICTLLGSLVAAASPSAGMFILSRLVIAAMASTTGLMAAIVLYEVTGSQHRAPYTLIATGGGVLVTPPLVQLLSTLKPRWVLSQALLVTVSAIMDSWCYYLDESTVWQIAAWRLRAAEFTVLRAARVNRIEARKATATFEALKQQLLKREANTTSVTAGITSTVRSASLRRRTFSALVTWFSVSFALYASSLGSPLEELWALGSFLCNGLILIIVIYSTKQRGHRVTLSGLLAFLGGSSVLQMVLSHWPWAAALPLPRIMMSSASGIAMCLNYAYTAEVYPTTMRCVGLCLSYSFGRLGVLLATWLVASLHKEQLLVVGAITTALAFASAVAVQCLPEVYVEKKPAEVHPVLSEEQRKEALKTSLTSTTESQKSLKPHKPGKRHGRRKRKASSKRGTATEISAAASAGALSPAAACSQEQSVGPPELASTMPVCKTPSQ; this is encoded by the exons ATGCACACGTTCGCCTATTACCTCATCGGCCGTCCCGTAGACCACTGGTGCCAGCCGCCCGACGACCTGCGTTACCTCGGTGTCCAGGGCTGGAAGAACGTCGCAATACCCGTGCTGGCCGACGGCAGCTTCAGCAAGTGCACCGTATACGAGCCCCCTCTACCG GGAGAAGACCCGGACGAGCGTAGCATAGTACCGTGCAATCGGTGGGAATACGACACCGAGAAAGACGGCGAAAGCATCGTCAGCATGTGGAACTTGGTGTGCACTCGCGACTGGCTCTACTCCGTTTCGAAATCCACGTTTGGACTGGCCCCCACGCTATTCGTTCCCATCGCCGGAATCGCAGCAGACCGCGTGGGTCGTAGACCAGTCTTGTCGATGTGCGCCATCTGCACATTGCTCGGCAGCCTGGTGGCCGCGGCGTCCCCCTCCGCGGGAATGTTCATCCTGTCGCGCCTTGTCATTGCTGCCATGGCAAGCACAACCGGCCTGATGGCTGCAATTGTGCTCTACGAAGTTACCGGAAGTCAACACCGGGCTCCCTATACCCTAATAGCCACCGGCGGCGGTGTACTTGTTACGCCTCCGCTGGTGCAGCTTCTTTCGACGCTCAAGCCAAGGTGGGTGCTCTCACAAGCCCTGCTCGTCACGGTCTCGGCGATAATGGACTCTTGGTGCTATTACCTTGATGAGTCCACCGTTTGGCAGATTGCCGCGTGGAGGCTACGGGCAGCTGAATTCACTGTACTCCGAGCAGCCCGGGTGAACAGGATAGAAGCTCGCAAGGCCACAGCAACATTTGAGGCATTGAAACAGCAGCTCCTGAAGCGAGAGGCCAACACCACGTCGGTGACTGCTGGTATCACGAGCACAGTCCGTTCGGCTTCCCTTCGGCGGCGCACATTTTCTGCACTCGTGACGTGGTTTAGCGTGAGCTTTGCACTTTATGCCTCAAGCTTGGGTAGCCCGCTCGAAGAACTGTGGGCTCTCGGATCCTTTCTATGCAATGGGCTTATTCTCATCATAGTCATCTATAGCACGAAGCAACGAGGACACCGCGTGACTCTTTCAGGCCTACTCGCTTTCCTCGGCGGCTCAAGCGTGCTGCAGATGGTCCTTTCGCATTGGCCCTGGGCCGCCGCACTTCCTCTGCCGAGAATAATGATGTCGAGCGCGTCGGGGATTGCCATGTGTCTGAACTACGCCTACACCGCGGAGGTGTACCCTACGACGATGCGGTGCGTGGGACTTTGCCTATCGTACTCCTTCGGCCGGCTTGGCGTACTTCTGGCGACATGGCTCGTAGCATCCTTGCACAAAGAACAGCTCTTGGTCGTCGGGGCCATCACGACAGCGTTGGCATTTGCGAGCGCAGTAGCGGTCCAGTGTCTTCCCGAAGTATATGTCGAGAAGAAGCCCGCCGAAGTCCACCCAGTTCTGAGCGAAGAGCAGCGTAAGGAAGCACTTAAAACATCTTTGACATCCACTACGGAGTCGCAGAAGTCCCTCAAGCCACACAAACCGGGCAAGCGTCATGGCCGACGCAAGAGGAAAGCAAGCTCAAAACGCGGTACCGCCACCGAAATTTCAGCGGCAGCATCAGCAGGGGCATTATCGCCAGCGGCAGCCTGTTCCCAAGAGCAAAGTGTTGGCCCTCCTGAGCTAGCCTCAACGATGCCCGTGTGCAAAACGCCATCGCAATAA